Proteins encoded in a region of the Melioribacteraceae bacterium genome:
- the prfB gene encoding peptide chain release factor 2, which yields MFKLDDKENKISEIRKQSEAPNFWNDQKSAQSLLQKSKSLQSWVDLWNSLFSKVNHLKEFIELAEAEQDQNLTGELENELSVIEKDYSELELKSMLSGKDDDKNCILTIHSGAGGTEAQDWAQMLMRMYLRWGEQNGYKMSMIDWLDGDGAGIKSATIEVQGEFAYGYLKAENGVHRLVRISPFDANKRRHTSFASVFVIPEVDDSIEIDINPADLRIDTYRSGGKGGQNVNKVETAIRITHIPTGTVAACQSERSQIQNKTNAFKLLKSKLYQIELEKQQAEIDEIEKNKMKIEWGSQIRSYVFHPYNMVKDHRTNWETSDTQGVMDGDLNEFIKEFLLKFTQN from the coding sequence ATCTTTAAATTAGATGATAAAGAAAATAAAATCTCCGAAATAAGAAAACAGTCCGAAGCACCGAATTTCTGGAACGACCAGAAGTCGGCTCAATCATTGCTCCAAAAATCGAAATCTCTTCAATCATGGGTGGATCTGTGGAACAGCCTGTTTTCCAAAGTTAATCACCTTAAGGAATTTATCGAACTCGCCGAAGCCGAACAGGATCAGAATCTTACAGGCGAACTTGAGAATGAATTGTCCGTAATCGAAAAAGATTACTCGGAACTTGAACTTAAAAGTATGCTGAGCGGAAAGGATGACGATAAAAACTGTATCCTTACAATTCATTCCGGAGCCGGCGGAACCGAAGCCCAGGACTGGGCTCAGATGCTTATGAGAATGTATCTGCGCTGGGGTGAACAGAACGGTTACAAAATGTCGATGATCGACTGGCTCGACGGTGACGGAGCCGGGATTAAAAGCGCTACGATAGAAGTGCAGGGAGAATTTGCATACGGTTACCTTAAAGCAGAAAACGGCGTTCACCGGCTTGTTAGAATTTCACCGTTCGATGCGAATAAAAGACGCCATACTTCATTTGCCTCGGTATTCGTTATCCCTGAAGTCGACGATTCAATTGAAATCGATATTAATCCCGCCGATCTCAGAATCGATACTTACCGTTCCGGCGGTAAAGGCGGACAGAACGTTAACAAGGTGGAAACGGCTATCAGAATTACTCACATTCCTACCGGGACTGTTGCAGCGTGTCAGTCGGAACGCTCCCAGATCCAGAACAAAACAAACGCATTTAAACTCCTCAAATCGAAACTCTATCAGATAGAACTCGAAAAGCAGCAGGCCGAGATTGATGAGATCGAAAAAAATAAAATGAAGATAGAATGGGGAAGCCAGATTCGTTCTTATGTTTTTCATCCTTACAATATGGTTAAGGATCACAGAACTAATTGGGAAACGTCCGATACTCAGGGTGTAATGGACGGCGACCTGAACGAATTCATTAAGGAATTTCTTCTCAAGTTTACCCAAAACTAA
- a CDS encoding cyclic nucleotide-binding domain-containing protein: MSRLVSYSAGSIIAKEGEAARKLFFLVEGRIGIYKSNKLITEFDKEGEIVGEMSLILKKPRTAEIRSVTDSKLLEVEGDLDDIVRQYPDISKKIIKALAERLAKATDRF, translated from the coding sequence ATGTCCAGACTTGTCAGTTATTCAGCCGGTTCAATTATTGCGAAAGAAGGGGAAGCCGCAAGGAAACTTTTCTTTCTGGTTGAAGGGAGGATCGGGATTTATAAGTCGAATAAACTTATTACCGAGTTCGATAAAGAAGGTGAAATCGTCGGTGAGATGAGTCTTATACTCAAGAAACCTCGTACGGCAGAAATACGTTCTGTTACCGATTCAAAACTCCTGGAGGTTGAGGGTGATCTCGATGATATCGTTAGGCAGTATCCTGATATTTCAAAAAAAATTATTAAAGCTCTTGCCGAAAGGCTGGCTAAAGCCACGGACAGATTTTAA